The genomic stretch GGGTGgggggaggcccaggatgcccaGCTTTGTAATGAGAATATCTGCGGTGAAATAGTGTTGAATGCAGAACTATAGTTCACAAAGAGCATCCTGGCATAGCTCTGCTGCTGTTCCAGGTGACTTAGCAACGCATGCCGAGCTGTGGTGATGGCGTCCTCTGTAGATCTGTTTGCCCGGTATGCGAATTGGTGAGGATCGAGTGTGGGGGGAAACTGTCCTTGACGTGCCGGAGAACCAGCCTCTCGAAGCACTTCATAATTATTAGGGTGAGGGCAACAGGGCGGCAGTCGTTTGGGCCAGATACTGTTGTCTTCTTGGGAACCAGGATGATGGTAGCGGATTTCAGGCAGGTTGGGATGACTGCTTGGGTCAGGGAGAGGTTGAAGATCCTGCGGAAGATGTAGGACCGCTGGTCTGACATGCTCTGACTACTTTCCCTGGTGTTCCGTCCAGCCCCGCAGCCTTCCTGGGGTTTACTGACTGTAAGACATTCCTCACACGAGGCTTCTCTATggtgaatggggggggggggggggggggtgctgggTTCTGAGAGTGGTGGTCGCTGTGGTGATTCAAATAGGATGAAGAAGCAGTTCAGCTCGTCTGCCAgcgataaaaataaaaacatcattTGGAAATAAACACTATTTTGATAAATAACAGACAAATTGGGCAATATGGCctttaaattgtaaaataaggtAACGTTAcaatcagtggcgcctccagatatTTTTCATAGggttggccagatggggccacttaaaatcttgggttggccaaaactaaaagccataatttcaggttttcaatatattattgcagtaaaaagttcaggggaaaactatcagaaagacttaaggacacggctacaaataaactttggtgtattgtgaaatatttgatgttactaatgatttaatgtgcatagtcaataactatccagtcaacattttgagttccacaacaactctgttttattgtgttatgtatatatcaggcaaaaggtgtacatttaactagggctgtcaaacgattaaaatttttaatcgagttcatcacagcttaaaaattaattaatcgcaattcaaaccatctctaaaatatgccatatttttctgtaaatcattgttggaatggaaagataagatggatctatacattaaacacactgcacataaatactgtatttgtttattataacaataaatccacaagatggcattaacattattaacattctttctgtgtaagggatccacggatagaaagacttgtaattcttaaaggataaatgtgagtttgtatattgtgactaaatattgccatctcgtgtatttgttgagctttcagtaaatgatactgtagcgacttaattgttctgcccaaatgcatgatgggaagtggtgcaacgatgactgtgtgtggtggctgcaaatgctatatcttttctgcgttgggtacactacagggtgttaagaaaaaagatcaactcctgtcattcttccccacgtcgcttcccacaatattcatAGTTCCTGTGGGAGCGAtgccaaagcttttgccaattaaaagcacggcccccatgaatgcttgtatctactccactctgccgcttatctctgtatataagtaaaacggcgtaccgcgaatgcgttaattgcgataaatattttaaggtgattaattaaaaaaaaaaaaaaaattaccgcccgtttacGTGAtagatttgatagccctacatttaacaaaacaaaataaatgcattcatttgagatgaaatgcataactgatgctacaacaatctaatgatatactggcaagtggggtggccagccaatttataggggtggccttggccccccctggccaccccctggtggcgccactggttATAATGAAAAAGATTTTGCAAGATAAAAAGCGTTTTTCGCAAAGTGTTTTATTTCTTAAAgcctttttccacaatagcgtttttatttcatgatgtcgtttttcagcacaatgaattgtcttctgtcaatcaaatacacAAGGCGGAGTCAGATAAGGGACTGGCTGGATAGTGGAGTCTGGGTAGCTGCGTTAGCATTTGGTAGCATCACTGTTAGAGTTACCCAGAGAAGTTGCGAACTGGTTGGATAGTAATGAAAGACCTTTACCTCAGCTTGAGCTAGGATTTAAGCAGCAGTGTGTTTTTGTTGAGATGCTTTATGGAAGTTTACCTAAAAGTTCATCGACGCTACCAAATGCTAACGTCCAGACTCAATGATCAAGCCAATCACTTAACTGACTCCGCCTTatgtatttgattgacagaagacaattcattgtgctgaaaaatgacatttggaaaaaaaaatactttgtgaaaaacactttttgactTGTAAAatgtttgtgctgaaaaaacgacattatgaaataaaatggcTATAGTGATAAAAAGCATTatgagaaaaagaaaattactttgtgaaaaacgttttttatcttgtaaaatatttttcataatattaagttgttttttgtttttttacgatTTATGGGCCATATTTTAcaatttgtttgttatttatcaaaatggtatttatttcaaaatgatctttttatatatttaatttggACCCTTTTGGGGTTTCATACACTAAACACCAAAACAACAcgttacaaataaataaaaaaaagacaaagccATTTATATACTAGAACGTACAATGTATACCCTGCAAAGCTTTTTCCGGACAGATTCCATGTCAGCTTAAACATAAGAAGCTTCAAATAAGCATGTACCACGTTTTAACGTAACATGCAAATAATGGAATGTTCCTGTTGGTCCACAACAGGCCATCGGGCAGTTTGACCACTGGCCATTGTTTACTCATGCAATATGTTATTGACACAAGGTGTAAATACattgcttaaaaaaacattattattaaaaaagttaCTGACAGATGTAGATAACTCACCTGACTAAAGTTCAGGGCGCATTGGTCCAGTTCCAATTCACTGGGgtgaatatgtgtgtgtgatttgTCTCTCTCAGACCTGAGATTGACTGACAACCAGTCCAGGGTGTAGTCTTACCTTTTGCTGGTAGTAAGCAGGGGTATGTTGCCCTCAATGGGTTAAGTCGGCAACTCGCAGCTCTAGAGCTCCCAggatctttttcaaaaatgtttgacaatggaaaaagatgggggagggacatatttttattttaatatggtttctgtaggaggacaaacgtGATtcaaattcattaatattgtaatgaagttaaacttgaggcggaatcgtacaacagagtagtcctgTTGTGCGCCATTCTCTATAGTATGCACtggagggaaaataaacatttaccgtaattttcggactataaggtgcacctgattataagccgccacccaccaaatttgacacgaaaacgacatttgttcatagaaaagccgcactggactatgagcCGAAGCTGTCCTACTGTATTATGGCATAGTAACACCAAAAAATATGACTTTATATATAACACAGATAACAgataagactttatttgacagcggcatcataagactgtcataagaccaaatgaaccaccacgaagctttgaaccaatatgctgcaaagcttcatttggccatcattgctccaTTGGCGAGGCaatcaacctcttctgccacctgctgtccacactgttgtcgtcaaacatgcctcctagcatgcattacagcgctacagatgtgaataacaattaaaattcatgttctgtgctcattatttcttcagttactgttccatttgtttcattaattgctatttatggtatttgataaaactttatttgacagtggcgccataagactgtcattagacaatcataattatgacatgacacggtctttagcattaatgaatgcttataacagatgtcatttagtgtcatccagcaaattatctcacttttgaatggatgtaaaaggtctcatctggacataaatggagttagtaacataatttgtttgatgacacttaatgacatctgtcattagtattcagtaatgcccatgataatgtcatgtcataattatgacggttttataACAGTCTTGCCatgcctctgtcaaataaagcgttacctatttacccccaaaaatcaacaaataaaccgcactgcactacagggtgacccaaaaaaaagtttacactcagttgactgcttgtttaaaagccattgaaacatatctaaataggttgtcatgcttaagtgattcattaaggtcactcaatgcagctggtaatctctcgtctctacaattcctgtgcttctgctgaaaataaagaaaagtttagctgtacctgaattgctgcgtgccggtctgacacctactgagattgcagcaaatctgagaatatccagatgtgcagtctacaaagttaaaaagaagctgaaagatactgaaacagcctcacgaaaacctgggtctggaagtgtcgATCTGTgccgaccaaaaagttgattgacaaggtgatatgtggccaccccagagtccagatctcaatccccgggattatagcatatgggcaattgtggaggacagtgcctgtaagaagccacaaacttctgtggcagccctggagaggtccattgttagatcttgggaaaagatgacagcatcctacataaagaagacctgtcaagcgttccgcaggcgcctggaggctgttatgacacttaagggaggacacattgaaaaatagagtgtactgtacatgttctttacaataatgtataatttgtgattaaattctaattcttagccgaataaacatggcatttaagttgtattatggcagtgtaaacttttttttgggtcaccctgtataagcTGCAGGGTtcaaaagaagggaaaaaagtaacggcttattgtccaaaaattacggtaatcacgAAGGCACATTATATATTTGTAGCCAacatagtcattttgatagtaggctaatgtaGCTAATATATGTAGatgcatacagcatgtgttgccttcattaaggCTTAAAtagggcttttaatttttttgcggctccagacatatttggtttttctttttgtggtccaatatggctcctttgacattttgggttgccgaccagtCTACTGTAAAACATGGATAGATGTTACtcctggacaaaaatactttagAGTAATATTTTGTTACAGTTTAGTTCAAAATTGTATACTTAACTAGAAAATACAGTAACTCCTGATGTTGAAattattacaattattattattaaatggatTTGGTAGAAAATCTAAAAGAATGAAAGAGAAACAAGAAATAAAAAGATGGAAGTATATGAGGAGAAATAATGCTATTATTCTGAACATTTTATGAATaatgcaagggtgtaggtttgcatagggacggtagggacataacactagcaacttttcagaatgctcaaattgtccccagcaacttttaagcaaccttatttgcattatataataagtTACCGTacgtaggtcatttagattgtcttcccattggttgtaaggatagaattgaccctaccattgttaagtgaattattttcattatgttcagacttacgttTACCCGTCTTCACtttctgaatgtgccagtccatccccccccccctcatacgcacgtttgattggctgatgacttgcattcatttaaaatgtatttattttttaaatcatttatttaaaaaaaaaattttttttactgcaacctatacagcaattttttttcaaataatcatacattaatcatagtcgaggtaaagagttttccttttttattgcgtttagctgtgcttgtggacaaaagcagtcgtgttttacctgaagggaggctctattttatttatttttgttataccctgAGTAACTTTTAtttgcagttatatttatttatttagacagacaatgttgggTTGTTttaagattattattattacatatggcggaaaacacagactagGCTGAAAAAGCATTTCCTgtccttgcacccctctttaaaagaaattgctgtatttaagccaaaacaactgttttttttgatagaacactatgtctatatgctgccatagcagattcatggcgcattaagcccccaaactatttttaatttgtccgttttaccctggaaacccccgtttacagatgtcgcgcaaccgcttttgtttcaacccagccataaaacgaaggtaattcattaaatttataattcaaaatgtctatgatttttaacttagaatcatTAGGATACAaaaaaggatacataacaatcTTTAAAAGTCGGGATGTTcaccaatcgacagtcagagaagttgtctacaaatggagagagtttggcactgttgcttctctcccaaggagtggcagtccaccaaagatgatggcaagagttcagcgcagaatacttagagaggtaaaaataaaccctagagtgtcgggaaaaatggaacagctcaccaacatcaacacctcatcctcaccgtgaatcatggtggagggagcatcatgatttggggcttttttgctccctcagggcccggacaacttgcaatcattaatggaagaatgaattcaaaagtttatcaggatgttttgcaggaaaacctaaggccgtctgtcagacagttgaagctaaaaagaggatggatgctgcaagacaatgatccaaaacacagaagtaaatcaacttcagaatggtttagaAGAatgaaatacatgttctggagtggccgagtcaaagtcaagacttgaaccccattgagatgctgtggcatgacttaaagacagcgattcatgccagacatcccatgaatctgactgaactacagcagttttgtagaaaggaatgggccaagattagtcctgatcgatgtgccagactgacctacagctacaggaaacgtctggttgaagttattgctgccataggggggccacaaaatattaaatgtgatggttcacttacttattttccccccttctgtcattgtttgcatactatcctcattaaaatatgaaaagctataaaggtttgggtggttttagttgaagaagacattgtttttttcatctgtgtgattttgacaaagggcAGATTACATATGATGGtgaatttatgcagaaatgggagaaattccaaaaagttcagatcatttttcataccactgtacttgttcAGTGTGATTGTCATGatactgggtttaaaaaaaggcaaacaaatGTCTTTATATAGTCACTTTAATTTAGctttaaagacattttttacACAACACAATGAGGGCATATTAAATGCTAACATCTGAATTGGCCCCATAGAAAAATGCTTCTCTCATTGTTGTGACGGATATCCTGGAGCCATGCCATTTGTCTGTATCATAAACATAATAAACCCTTAATGATGCAGAATATAACACCTAGCTGCCAAACCTTAACTTTAAATGGTTCAATTTGTACCTATGCAGGGGCACTGGAAGTTACTGACAGCAGGgagtgctgaggatctttttcagtttttcccatcccaaaacagccatttcggtccaaatttgtctcGCTAGctcgttttctccatacaaggtgtGCACATTGCATTACAcaagcatgctggatagtttatgtactactactaggctactacgaaGACAGCATTCTTTTTCACGTACATTGTGTGTTGCAGTTTTtgcattggaaataaaagtgtccgtgtattataatgcaaatccccgcagctGGACGGCGCAATACACactaacacatttgaaaactaaaaggtcacaGGTCAATTGTACATCTAAATCTTCAGTTAACTTTTCCTCACTGGGCAGTATTCTAGAACTatcatcatcttcatttttgaaCTGGAATTGAATTGTTGAAAATTtcactgtttttgtaaagaaaaaaattgtttctgCGCCATGTTAATGCCTCCTCTGCCAGCAGTAAACTTTTCACTTCCAATAGTGCCTTATTCAACACGTTAGCAAGTGATCTGTCAGGTGGTGACAATGTAATTaagaaaaactttttcaacatatattaTTAATAcccaaagttaaatacgctattttttcaatgtttaaaaaaaaaaaatttttttacaaaattaatCCACTGgaactttttttctccccaacaccagggggttcTGCAgcatcctcagcaccccacttcccgcgcCACTGCCTATGTGCAAAGAACCTGTAAATATCTTTCTTGTGATCACCACAGGGATTTTAACAGATATCTAATCAAAAGCTTACATAGACACTCGAGGCCTGGAAGCATGTAAACTACATCATCATTAGGATTTCACTGCTTATATACTGACTGGCGCTGATGAAACTGAGCTTGCTCTAGACTCTCGTGTTGTTTTTCGAGTGGGGATGGTGACCACACAGCACGAAATGCCAACTGTTGCTTCCGGTAACTCGTCCTCCTCAGTCCATTCATTGAGGTCAGCATTGTACACCTGAATgcatttcttgtattttttcTCACCCTCATTCCAACCACCAAGGAGATACATCTTGCTGTTCAAAACGGCAACGCCGGCCGTGCTCACGCCTGTGTGTAGAGGAGCGCAGTAGCTCCACTGCCCGGTGTGAGGGATGTAAGACTCAACAGCCAGGACATCCACCCTCTCCCCACGACCTCCCAGCTGACTGCCACCGATGACGTAGGCACGATCTCCCACTGTAGCGGCGCAGTGCCAACCACGAGGCGAGCTCAGGCTGTTCTTATCCTGCCAGGAGTCAGTGGATGGATCATACCAGCAAACAGCCCTGGAGTAGGCGTTGTTGATGTAGCCTCCTGAAACGAGGATCTTTCCATCGATGACTgagcttgcatggcagcagcgtgGTACCTCCATAGGTGCTTTCATCTGCCACTGGTTGGAAGATGGGACATAGCACTCCATCGATGCCTGAACACCATCAGCATTACGCCCGCCAACAGCAAACAAAAGCCCACTGAAAGTGCTAAGACTGAAGTGTGTGCGCCGTTGGATCATGTTGCTCAGATGAATCCAGGTGTTGAAGCGGGGGTCATACCTTAAGATTGTGAAGGTGGTTAATACTTATAAGATCAACGGAAATTATCATGACAAATGGTGATACAGAAGATCGGCTGGTACCTGCAGAAGTTACTGACAGCATGCTTGGCCTGGTTCCTTGCATCGTTCTGATCCTCACCTCCCGCTACATACAGGAAGCCATCCATCACTGCCACGCACTGATTGAAACTCTTTGCTGGCATTTCTGTCAACCGATTCCACACGTTGTCGATGTCCCTGTATAGGACGTCCTTGCTGAGAGATTTCTCTGTCAAGGCAGGGCGTCCTCCAACTGTGAGTATCACCCTGAGGCCACCGCGTACCTTTGTTCTACGCGACTGAAGGATATTCTGTTGGTACGGCAGCAGGTGGTAGTTCATGGCATCCACTAGGAGACGGTGGCACTCGTGGTCTTGCATCATTCTTGGCACGCTCTGGATGTGATTCACCAGGTCTTGGGCAGAGATAGTGCCGAAGCGGATGTGAGTTAAAAGATCTGCAGCATACTTAAACCGCTTCTCATCAAAGTCCAACCATTTCATGGCAATCTGGAAGGCTGTGACTTCAGAGGGAAGCTGTAGCGAATCATCCGAGAGGAAGTCGCTGATCTGCTCATAGGTGAGCTTCCGGAACTGCTCCATCTCGGAGAACTCAATAAAGTTGTCCCGCATGTACTTCTGCGCCGCCTCCTTGGTTTCTTTTAAATCGTAGGCATCTGCAATGTTGGCCACGTACATGCAGTTCTCAACACTGAGTTCCTGCATGAGGAATTCACTGCACATCTTCACTAGGGTGCCGATCTGCAGGAGCATAGCCGCCGCAATGGTGCTGCCGATGCTATAGAGTGACAGGGTGAGCTTTCCAGAGTATGCGTATGTAATGCTTGTGGCAAGGCCCACAGGTGAGAGGTCATTCAACTCAATCTTTTGCAGCATTGAATCCTTTTTCAGGATGTTGCGTATGTATTCGCTGCATGAAGCCATAACAACTTTGTGAACGTCAAAGGACTTTGACTTGGTAGCAACTGTTAAATCACAGAGGAAACTATCATGCCTCATGGTACTCAGACCTTCCAGGAGGTTGGGGGCATATGCAGAATCGGTAACCTCAGTTGAAATGCAGCTGAAGCCATTGGCGCCCTCCAAAAGTGTGTTTAGCCCGTTGATCTTGTTGACAGGACTGTCCTCAACCATAATTGTCATCTCATTGATGTCTCCTTTATTCTTCTTGGCTGTCTTGTTCTTTTTGGGGGCCATGATTGAGGCAGCAGAGCACAACCCAGaccttttaaaaatataaaaacaacctttcatattttgacaaaaatggttTTAtgctatacagtgatcccttgtttttcgtggttaatggggaaaCTCCCCCCCGTAACCCCCACCGCCGGAAAATCCGTGAAGTAGAGCtggggtgtgttcaatgtatttattcacattTAAAAGCATTAGAAAGCGATACATACATATACGAcatgttataattttttttttaaaaaaccttatacaggtagtccccaggttacgaacgagttccgttcctacgctggcgacgtaatctgaatttccgtgtaaattggaattaacccttcaagtaccccaaaataccccctaaatctcaaaataactaatcAAAACCAACCCTTAACCCTCCATGTACCCCGTAATACCCccttaatctcaaaataactaaccaaaaacatgtattatacatcattgtagTGTTCTTGACcaaacgttggagctaagtcctcgcTAGATAGCGAGCTAAgcgccgaaatgacgatgtcagtcatcagtgtggtttgctgactttattcagctgctcatgaaatGAATGACTGTaactaaaatgaaaatgaaattaattcacgttcatcttcaataacagcaattcaaatttgcgtttataaccTGCTGCTAATACAGCAATAAGAATCAACAGAAACGATTAGCatttatcagttagcgtccacacatcatcaaaaacaatcacatcaacTCGCCCCAACTATTCGACCACAactgaaaatgcacaataaacagcACAAAAGGCGTTTCTACAGGTATTGCCTATGTggctgcttcacaagcaacaaatgtgcgcgcaggcttgcagctCTTTCCCCTGTCTCACTCGGCTGgtgacttcttcgtgggagAAAATGGCTCTCCCTCGTgtgttgtgtgtgcgtgtgcaaatacgttcttcgtCTGTTTATTCGCTCTTACTCGTGtgtacctgctctacgcttcctgtgCTGAGATAAAAgcagcatcacaaaacaaaagtaaacATTATTAAAAGACTCCGGTGTCGTAAAAtcgaaatcacataagtcgggtacgtcggaccacagggactacctgtaagtctattttgataaatggtttttaagcactgtaaatgtaataattatgatataaatgagatatatatacaagaaaacaatgatttgtacacACATTTATCTTAAGTTTCAAATACAATGctgtattttcaatttttttttttttttttttttttttaattgaaagaaatctgcgatggactgagtgcgcaaagtttgaagcgtgatATAGCGAGGGATCGCTGTAATTATGTTAATGAATTCAGACCCATATGCCCGACAAAAATGTACAAATTTCAACAATTTTCCTTGAACAAGTATCTTTAGACATGACCAGAATGCACTGACACCTTGAAAGCATGTGTTGTGTCAGGCGGTGCAGGAGCTAGCGAGGACGCTAACACAGCACTTGTTGCATCTGTCACATTTTATCAGCAGTTTCTCCAAGAATAGCACACAGCGAAACGTCTCACCCCTGATGTTCCTTTTATAGACTTTGAGGCACCAGAAGGCCTCGTGCGCACTCACACTATTTGATCTGAATTTAGGAATAAAGCTATGTATTATTACTACTAGTTCAACTTGGTGACTTTTTAGCCAACAAAATTTACTCTGTAAAACTCACTTCTTCCCACAATTCATGCTGTCAATGTGTCTGAATATCTATGATAGATATGAGACTTGAGTTGAACTTCAAGCATGTCATCCGAacaccaaaacaaaaaattagagGAACAAATAACATCATTAAAGTTTTAATATACATCAAACATTGAGGTACTTTGCAAATAAATCCCAAATACCTGAAGAATGGAGTTGAGGCCGGGGAAAAGGAACGTGTGCCTCCACTTACTGGAGCAGGAGAGAGAGACCAGCAGTCATTCACACTGAAAAAGAAAACTTCTTAACTCCTCCTCTAGGAGAGTGCGTGccaatcacacattgtgaaataCATGTAGCAGAGGGTAGACAGTGACACTACCCACCCACCTACAAATCCTGACCTACTGTTAGGCCTTACTCACAGATAACAGCTTCCAAAAATTGATGTCAACATTCTGGCTCTGGTCTCAAGAAAATCCTCAATGTGTTGTCACGTTTATAACTTCCTTCTTTTTTGCGTGTGTTTTCAAATGACACATACGGAATTAAAcgaattaaacccccactaactcgaagattaagcctaatgtccaaa from Corythoichthys intestinalis isolate RoL2023-P3 chromosome 10, ASM3026506v1, whole genome shotgun sequence encodes the following:
- the klhl31 gene encoding kelch-like protein 31, which translates into the protein MAPKKNKTAKKNKGDINEMTIMVEDSPVNKINGLNTLLEGANGFSCISTEVTDSAYAPNLLEGLSTMRHDSFLCDLTVATKSKSFDVHKVVMASCSEYIRNILKKDSMLQKIELNDLSPVGLATSITYAYSGKLTLSLYSIGSTIAAAMLLQIGTLVKMCSEFLMQELSVENCMYVANIADAYDLKETKEAAQKYMRDNFIEFSEMEQFRKLTYEQISDFLSDDSLQLPSEVTAFQIAMKWLDFDEKRFKYAADLLTHIRFGTISAQDLVNHIQSVPRMMQDHECHRLLVDAMNYHLLPYQQNILQSRRTKVRGGLRVILTVGGRPALTEKSLSKDVLYRDIDNVWNRLTEMPAKSFNQCVAVMDGFLYVAGGEDQNDARNQAKHAVSNFCRYDPRFNTWIHLSNMIQRRTHFSLSTFSGLLFAVGGRNADGVQASMECYVPSSNQWQMKAPMEVPRCCHASSVIDGKILVSGGYINNAYSRAVCWYDPSTDSWQDKNSLSSPRGWHCAATVGDRAYVIGGSQLGGRGERVDVLAVESYIPHTGQWSYCAPLHTGVSTAGVAVLNSKMYLLGGWNEGEKKYKKCIQVYNADLNEWTEEDELPEATVGISCCVVTIPTRKTTRESRASSVSSAPVSI